Proteins from one Capricornis sumatraensis isolate serow.1 chromosome 2, serow.2, whole genome shotgun sequence genomic window:
- the RXFP4 gene encoding relaxin-3 receptor 2, whose amino-acid sequence MPTPNASAPLPAFWVNASGGSVLSAADATMPVGFLALRVSVALAYGLVGAVGLLGNLAVLWVLGNCARRAPCPPSDTFVFNLALADLGLALTLPFWAAESALDFHWPFGGALCKIVLTATVLNIYASIFLITALSVARYWVVAVAAGPGTHLSLFWACVATLAMWVAAALVTVPTAVFGAEGEVSGVCLCLLRFPSRYWLGAYQLQRVVLAFTVPLGIITTSYLLLLAFLRRRRRRWRDSRGVAHSIRILLASFFLCWFPNHVVMLWGVLVKFDLVPWDSTFYTIHTYVFPVTTCLAHTNSCLNPMLYCLLRREPRRALADTFRDLRARLWPQGRGWVEQVALNEMSRWWTESTPQEGGLSTMLTNLDKGTPG is encoded by the coding sequence ATGCCCACGCCCAACGCCTCTGCCCCCCTGCCCGCTTTCTGGGTCAATGCCTCTGGAGGCAGCGTGCTGAGTGCTGCTGATGCCACGATGCCTGTTGGATTCCTAGCCCTGAGGGTCTCGGTTGCCCTGGCCTACGGGCTTGTGGGGGCTGTCGGTTTGCTGGGAAATTTGGCCGTGCTGTGGGTGCTGGGTAACTGTGCTCGGCGTGCCCCTTGCCCACCTTCTGACACTTTCGTCTTCAACCTGGCTCTGGCAGACCTGGGGCTAGCACTCACCCTCCCCTTCTGGGCAGCCGAGTCGGCACTGGACTTCCACTGGCCCTTTGGAGGTGCCCTCTGCAAGATAGTCCTAACGGCCACCGTCCTCAACATCTACGCCAGCATCTTCCTCATCACAGCGTTGAGCGTCGCCCGGTACTGGGTGGTGGCCGTGGCTGCAGGGCCAGGCACCCACCTCTCGCTCTTCTGGGCCTGCGTGGCCACCCTGGCCATGTGGGTGGCAGCTGCTCTGGTGACGGTGCCCACAGCTGTCTTTGGGGCCGAGGGCGAGGTGAGTGGCGTGTGCCTGTGCCTGCTGCGCTTCCCCAGCAGGTACTGGCTGGGGGCCTACCAGCTGCAGAGGGTGGTCCTGGCCTTTACGGTGCCACTGGGCATCATCACCACcagctacctgctgctgctggccTTCCTGCGGCGGCGGCGCCGGCGATGGCGGGACAGCAGGGGCGTGGCCCACTCCATCCGCATCCTTCTGGCCTCCTTCTTCCTCTGCTGGTTCCCCAACCATGTGGTCATGCTCTGGGGTGTCCTGGTGAAGTTTGACCTGGTGCCCTGGGACAGCACTTTCTACACCATCCACACCTATGTCTTTCCCGTCACCACCTGCCTGGCGCACACCAACAGCTGCCTCAACCCCATGCTGTACTGCCTTCTCAGGCGGGAGCCTCGGCGGGCCCTGGCAGACACCTTCAGGGACCTGCGAGCAAGGCTGTGGCCCCAGGGTCGGGGCTGGGTGGAACAGGTGGCCCTAAACGAAATGAGCAGGTGGTGGACGGAGAGCACCCCTCAGGAGGGTGGCCTTTCCACCATGCTCACCAACCTGGACAAA